One segment of Theobroma cacao cultivar B97-61/B2 chromosome 9, Criollo_cocoa_genome_V2, whole genome shotgun sequence DNA contains the following:
- the LOC18591119 gene encoding bifunctional bis(5'-adenosyl)-triphosphatase/adenylylsulfatase FHIT isoform X1: MTKLQLLSSLGLGRNCFIRISWGGFRTISSSTAALTAKMSTECYTFGPYKIDPKEVFYSSPLSYAMVNLRPVVPGHVLVCPRREVKRFVDLTVDETSDLWLTAQRVGGGLECHHKASSLTFTIQDGPQSGQTVPHVHIHILPRREGDFERNDEIYDAIDVKEKEMQETLDLDKERKNRSPEEMSREADEYRSLFL, from the exons ATGACAAAGTTGCAGCTGCTGTCTTCTCTAGGTCTGGGTCGGAATTGCTTTATCAGGATTTCCTGGGGAGGGTTCCGAACAATCTCATCGTCCACCGCCGCCCTCACTGCTAAG ATGTCAACGGAGTGCTATACGTTCGGCCCATATAAGATTGATCCCAAGGAGGTTTTCTATTCCAGCCCCCTTTCCTATGCGATGGTCAACCTGCGTCCTGTTGTTCCTGGT CATGTGCTTGTCTGCCCAAGGCGTGAAGTTAAGCGGTTTGTTGATCTCACCGTTGATGAGACCAGTGATTTGTGGCTAACAGCACAGAGGGTTGGTGGAGGGCTTGAGTGCCACCATAAAGCGTCATCGCTCACTTTTACTATCCAA GATGGGCCACAGTCAGGGCAGACAGTACCTCATGTTCACATTCATATCCTTCCGAGGAGAGAGGGCGACTTTGAGAGGAACGATGAGATCTATGATGCA ATAGATGtgaaagagaaggaaatgCAGGAAACGCTGGATTTAGAtaaggaaaggaagaacagAAGCCCTGAAGAGATGTCTCGAGAGGCAGATGAATACAGATCACTTTTCTTGTAG
- the LOC18591119 gene encoding bifunctional bis(5'-adenosyl)-triphosphatase/adenylylsulfatase FHIT isoform X2, with product MTKLQLLSSLGLGRNCFIRISWGGFRTISSSTAALTAKMSTECYTFGPYKIDPKEVFYSSPLSYAMVNLRPVVPGHVLVCPRREVKRFVDLTVDETSDLWLTAQRVGGGLECHHKASSLTFTIQDGPQSGQTVPHVHIHILPRREGDFERNDEIYDAM from the exons ATGACAAAGTTGCAGCTGCTGTCTTCTCTAGGTCTGGGTCGGAATTGCTTTATCAGGATTTCCTGGGGAGGGTTCCGAACAATCTCATCGTCCACCGCCGCCCTCACTGCTAAG ATGTCAACGGAGTGCTATACGTTCGGCCCATATAAGATTGATCCCAAGGAGGTTTTCTATTCCAGCCCCCTTTCCTATGCGATGGTCAACCTGCGTCCTGTTGTTCCTGGT CATGTGCTTGTCTGCCCAAGGCGTGAAGTTAAGCGGTTTGTTGATCTCACCGTTGATGAGACCAGTGATTTGTGGCTAACAGCACAGAGGGTTGGTGGAGGGCTTGAGTGCCACCATAAAGCGTCATCGCTCACTTTTACTATCCAA GATGGGCCACAGTCAGGGCAGACAGTACCTCATGTTCACATTCATATCCTTCCGAGGAGAGAGGGCGACTTTGAGAGGAACGATGAGATCTATGATGCA ATGtga
- the LOC18591120 gene encoding calcium uniporter protein 6, mitochondrial isoform X2, whose translation MWRRLWWCEAFKQGASAAVGRRPPSSPLLLEGLTLRTNPVFCGSGAELESITFAEAKKLMRLVNVESLKTKLGMEGKEVIGYSELLEACESMGVARSLDEAIAFARVLDEAGVVLLFRDKVYLHPDKVVDLVRRAVPLALTPEDDPIRDELKRLQEKKEEIDVLAHKQVRRILWTGLGLAVVQVGLFFRLTFWEFSWDVMEPIAFFTTTTGIVIGYAYFLFTSRDPTYQDLMKRLFLSRQRKLFKKHNFDVGRLKELHKKCKTPLDASASIRNRVGLELELDDALHKD comes from the exons ATGTGGAGGAGGTTGTGGTGGTGCGAGGCTTTCAAGCAGGGCGCGTCTGCGGCAGTTGGTAGGAGACCTCCGTCTTCGCCGCTGCTGTTGGAGGGATTGACATTGAGAACCAATCCAGTATTCTGCG GATCAGGAGCAGAACTGGAGAGCATAACATTCGCGGAGGCCAAGAAGCTAATGAGGCTGGTGAACGTGGAATCGCTCAAGACGAAGCTAGGAATGGAAGGCAAAGAGGTGATAGGTTACTCGGAGTTACTGGAGGCCTGCGAGAGCATGGGCGTTGCCAGATCTCTGGACGAGGCCATCGCTTTTGCACGCGTTCTGGATGAGGCAGGCGTTGTACTTCTATTTCGCGACAAGGTGTATCTTCATCCTGATAAG GTGGTGGATCTTGTTAGAAGAGCAGTACCTCTTGCATTGACTCCTGAAGATGACCCCATTAGGGATGAGCTAAAGAGGCTGCAGGAGAAGAAGGAAGAGATTGATGTGTTGGCACATAAGCAAGTTCGCCGCATCCTTTGGACTGGTCTAGGATTAGCTGTGGTACAAGTTGGACTCTTCTTCCGCCTAACATTTTGGGAATTCTCGTGGGATGTTATGGAACCAATTGCATTTTTCACCACTACCACTGGCATAGTCATAGGCTATGCTTACTTCCTGTTCACTTCAAGAGATCCCACATACCAAGATTTGATGAAGAGGCTTTTTCTCTCCAGGCAGAGAAAATTGTTCAAGAAGCATAATTTTGATGTTGGCAGATTGAAGGAGTTACATAAGAAGTGCAAAACACCTCTAGATGCCTCTGCATCTATCCGAAATCGTGTAGGGTTGGAACTAGAGCTAGATGATGCCTTGCATAAGGATTAG
- the LOC18591120 gene encoding calcium uniporter protein 6, mitochondrial isoform X1, giving the protein MWRRLWWCEAFKQGASAAVGRRPPSSPLLLEGLTLRTNPVFCGRKLWLSSTSSDPNATSDSKNAGSGAELESITFAEAKKLMRLVNVESLKTKLGMEGKEVIGYSELLEACESMGVARSLDEAIAFARVLDEAGVVLLFRDKVYLHPDKVVDLVRRAVPLALTPEDDPIRDELKRLQEKKEEIDVLAHKQVRRILWTGLGLAVVQVGLFFRLTFWEFSWDVMEPIAFFTTTTGIVIGYAYFLFTSRDPTYQDLMKRLFLSRQRKLFKKHNFDVGRLKELHKKCKTPLDASASIRNRVGLELELDDALHKD; this is encoded by the exons ATGTGGAGGAGGTTGTGGTGGTGCGAGGCTTTCAAGCAGGGCGCGTCTGCGGCAGTTGGTAGGAGACCTCCGTCTTCGCCGCTGCTGTTGGAGGGATTGACATTGAGAACCAATCCAGTATTCTGCGGTAGAAAACTTTGGTTATCTTCTACATCTTCTGATCCCAATGCAACCTCTGATTCCAAAAACGCAGGATCAGGAGCAGAACTGGAGAGCATAACATTCGCGGAGGCCAAGAAGCTAATGAGGCTGGTGAACGTGGAATCGCTCAAGACGAAGCTAGGAATGGAAGGCAAAGAGGTGATAGGTTACTCGGAGTTACTGGAGGCCTGCGAGAGCATGGGCGTTGCCAGATCTCTGGACGAGGCCATCGCTTTTGCACGCGTTCTGGATGAGGCAGGCGTTGTACTTCTATTTCGCGACAAGGTGTATCTTCATCCTGATAAG GTGGTGGATCTTGTTAGAAGAGCAGTACCTCTTGCATTGACTCCTGAAGATGACCCCATTAGGGATGAGCTAAAGAGGCTGCAGGAGAAGAAGGAAGAGATTGATGTGTTGGCACATAAGCAAGTTCGCCGCATCCTTTGGACTGGTCTAGGATTAGCTGTGGTACAAGTTGGACTCTTCTTCCGCCTAACATTTTGGGAATTCTCGTGGGATGTTATGGAACCAATTGCATTTTTCACCACTACCACTGGCATAGTCATAGGCTATGCTTACTTCCTGTTCACTTCAAGAGATCCCACATACCAAGATTTGATGAAGAGGCTTTTTCTCTCCAGGCAGAGAAAATTGTTCAAGAAGCATAATTTTGATGTTGGCAGATTGAAGGAGTTACATAAGAAGTGCAAAACACCTCTAGATGCCTCTGCATCTATCCGAAATCGTGTAGGGTTGGAACTAGAGCTAGATGATGCCTTGCATAAGGATTAG
- the LOC18591121 gene encoding transmembrane protein 56 isoform X2, which yields MVDLPSFPPAFTPIVLRLSSSKEFQWLASCSFSIITCKLVYKITGFISHFCFKGYRKLSNEKKVEWNNRGFSTFHALIAALASLYLLFVSDLFHEDSSDELIVNRTSIISNTILGFSIGYFLSDLAMIFWHFPALGGLEYVLHHGLSMFSIFLSLISSQGQIYILMVLFSESTTPFVNLRWYLDVAGQKSSNIYIYNGIALFFGWLIARIFLFIYFFAHMLNHFDQVKKIFPLGFYSLLTVPAMLALMNVAWFWKIIKGLIKTVSKARHSE from the exons ATGGTGGATTTGCCCTCCTTTCCCCCTGCCTTTACACCCATCGTTCTGAGACTCAGTTCAAGTAAAGAATTTCAATGGCTAGCATCATGCTCTTTTAGCATCATCACCTGCAAACTA GTCTACAAAATAACAGGTTTCATCAGccatttttgtttcaaagGATACAGAAAGCTaagcaatgaaaaaaaagttgaatgGAACAATCG GGGATTTTCAACTTTCCATGCTCTTATTGCAGCGTTGGCTTCTCTGTACCTCCTATTTGTCTCAGATCTTTTTCATGAGGATTCCAGTGATGAGTTGATTGTTAATAGAACCTCTATTATATCAAACACGATATTAGGG TTCTCTATTGGTTATTTTCTATCAGACTTGGCGATGATTTTTTGGCATTTTCCGGCTTTAGGAGGTCTGGAGTAT GTCCTGCACCATGGGCTATCCATGTTTTCGATTTTTCTCTCCCTAATAAGCAGTCAAGGGCAGATTTACATATTAATGGTTCTCTTCTCAGAGAGCACAACACCTTTTGTAAATTTGAGATG GTACTTGGATGTTGCTGGTCAGAAGAGCTCTAACATTTATATCTACAATGGCATTGCATTGTTCTTTGGGTGGTTG ATTGCAAGGATTTTTCTGTTCATCTATTTTTTTGCCCACATGCTTAACCATTTTGATCAG GTTAAGAAGATATTTCCCTTGGGCTTCTACAGCTTGCTCACTGTACCTGCAATGTTGGCCTTGATGAATGTAGCATGGTTTTGGAAGATAATAAAGGGATTGATTAAAACAGTTTCAAAAGCAAGACACAGTGAATAA
- the LOC18591121 gene encoding transmembrane protein 56 isoform X1 codes for MVISSCSSSNKQDFAASPRVGMVDLPSFPPAFTPIVLRLSSSKEFQWLASCSFSIITCKLVYKITGFISHFCFKGYRKLSNEKKVEWNNRGFSTFHALIAALASLYLLFVSDLFHEDSSDELIVNRTSIISNTILGFSIGYFLSDLAMIFWHFPALGGLEYVLHHGLSMFSIFLSLISSQGQIYILMVLFSESTTPFVNLRWYLDVAGQKSSNIYIYNGIALFFGWLIARIFLFIYFFAHMLNHFDQVKKIFPLGFYSLLTVPAMLALMNVAWFWKIIKGLIKTVSKARHSE; via the exons ATGGTAATTAGTAGTTGTAGCAGTAGTAATAAACAGGATTTTGCAGCCAGCCCCCGTGTTGG TATGGTGGATTTGCCCTCCTTTCCCCCTGCCTTTACACCCATCGTTCTGAGACTCAGTTCAAGTAAAGAATTTCAATGGCTAGCATCATGCTCTTTTAGCATCATCACCTGCAAACTA GTCTACAAAATAACAGGTTTCATCAGccatttttgtttcaaagGATACAGAAAGCTaagcaatgaaaaaaaagttgaatgGAACAATCG GGGATTTTCAACTTTCCATGCTCTTATTGCAGCGTTGGCTTCTCTGTACCTCCTATTTGTCTCAGATCTTTTTCATGAGGATTCCAGTGATGAGTTGATTGTTAATAGAACCTCTATTATATCAAACACGATATTAGGG TTCTCTATTGGTTATTTTCTATCAGACTTGGCGATGATTTTTTGGCATTTTCCGGCTTTAGGAGGTCTGGAGTAT GTCCTGCACCATGGGCTATCCATGTTTTCGATTTTTCTCTCCCTAATAAGCAGTCAAGGGCAGATTTACATATTAATGGTTCTCTTCTCAGAGAGCACAACACCTTTTGTAAATTTGAGATG GTACTTGGATGTTGCTGGTCAGAAGAGCTCTAACATTTATATCTACAATGGCATTGCATTGTTCTTTGGGTGGTTG ATTGCAAGGATTTTTCTGTTCATCTATTTTTTTGCCCACATGCTTAACCATTTTGATCAG GTTAAGAAGATATTTCCCTTGGGCTTCTACAGCTTGCTCACTGTACCTGCAATGTTGGCCTTGATGAATGTAGCATGGTTTTGGAAGATAATAAAGGGATTGATTAAAACAGTTTCAAAAGCAAGACACAGTGAATAA
- the LOC18591123 gene encoding DNA-directed RNA polymerases I, II, and III subunit RPABC5 — translation MIIPVRCFTCGKVIGNKWDTYLDLLQADYTEGDALDALGLVRYCCRRMLMTHVDLIEKLLNYNTLEKSETS, via the exons ATGATTATTCCAGTTCGCTGCTTCACATGTGGGAAG GTTATTGGTAACAAATGGGATACTTACCTTGATCTTCTCCAGGCCGACTACACTGAAGG AGATGCTCTTGATGCTTTGGGCTTGGTTCGATATTGCTGTAGGCGAATGCTTATGACTCATGTTGACCTCATTGAGAAGCTTCTGAACTATAACA CTTTGGAGAAGTCCGAGACCAGTTGA